CGGCGAAGACGCCTGAGCCGGCCAATCAGTCCTTGAGTCGCAGGAGGGCTTGCAGCGTCTCCTCCGGTTCCGAGCGCTGCGTATAGTCGGGGTGGACGTCGGACCATCGTATCCGGCCGTCGCCGTCCACCACGTAGCGGGCCGGCATGGGCAAGGTCCACGACTCGTCACCGTTGAAGCGAGGCAGGTCGATATCGAATTCTCGATAGATCTCCCTGAGATCGGCAGGCAGCTCGAAGACCAACCCCAGCTTCCCGGCGTACCCGCTGCCCTCATCGCTGAGGAC
This genomic stretch from Acidobacteriota bacterium harbors:
- a CDS encoding peroxiredoxin-like family protein, with the protein product MELEALEEYADRFRQQGATVVAVSPMLPKYSRQMVKKHDLSFDVLSDEGSGYAGKLGLVFELPADLREIYREFDIDLPRFNGDESWTLPMPARYVVDGDGRIRWSDVHPDYTQRSEPEETLQALLRLKD